A window of Staphylococcus sp. 17KM0847 contains these coding sequences:
- a CDS encoding type I toxin-antitoxin system Fst family toxin: MAILFVSIIAPVISGCIVAIFTFWLNNRNK; this comes from the coding sequence ATGGCAATTCTCTTTGTTAGTATAATTGCACCTGTGATTTCAGGATGCATTGTTGCGATTTTCACGTTTTGGCTAAACAATCGTAACAAGTAA
- a CDS encoding transposase — protein sequence MVDVQDDVEVRGQLSTVIYGTLSYTPRCCEKYGHKNEGHIHKHGKRISRLTLLKSQESYVYFNLAKQRYKCQYCQSTFTASTNIVKENCFITNCVKLAIL from the coding sequence GTGGTAGATGTTCAAGATGATGTTGAAGTACGAGGGCAGCTCTCTACAGTCATTTATGGTACGCTTTCATATACACCTCGGTGTTGTGAAAAATATGGACACAAGAATGAGGGGCATATTCATAAACATGGTAAGCGTATATCTCGTTTAACGTTGTTAAAGTCTCAAGAATCCTATGTTTACTTTAATCTAGCGAAACAACGTTATAAGTGTCAGTACTGTCAAAGCACCTTTACAGCTTCTACAAATATTGTGAAAGAGAACTGTTTTATTACGAATTGTGTGAAGTTAGCCATTCTTTAA
- a CDS encoding YlbF family regulator, which translates to MFDEQFMQVLDEIDALALLIRESDIYKRYHKAQKALMRDDEAQQHYQCFMDSKARYDEVGRFGRYHPDYHEVMLEVRRRKRVYECHETVAMFKQCEHDLQLLLDEVVTILAESVSEHVKVDAGTPLFNQGGGCGCGSGGSCQCQV; encoded by the coding sequence GTGTTTGATGAACAATTTATGCAAGTATTAGATGAAATAGATGCATTAGCACTGTTAATTCGTGAGTCAGACATCTACAAACGTTATCATAAAGCACAAAAAGCATTGATGCGTGATGATGAGGCACAGCAGCATTATCAATGCTTTATGGATAGTAAGGCGCGATATGATGAGGTTGGACGATTCGGACGTTATCATCCTGATTATCATGAGGTCATGTTAGAGGTACGGCGTCGTAAACGTGTATATGAGTGTCATGAAACAGTGGCAATGTTTAAGCAATGCGAGCATGACTTGCAACTATTATTAGATGAAGTTGTAACGATTTTAGCTGAGAGTGTGTCAGAACATGTTAAGGTGGATGCAGGTACACCATTATTCAATCAAGGTGGAGGATGTGGCTGTGGTTCAGGAGGGAGCTGTCAATGCCAAGTATAA
- a CDS encoding CAP-associated domain-containing protein: MKRLIIKILAVIVLIGFVIYLFYAPRLEFDVLENPNQSSNRPLKKAEPHLNVEENPKLKDGLGLLIGKNMTSVSDKLGQADRVYQALENNKTYVYHRKDLYVLVTAQQDKVKSIYMTGTNTKEESGPIQVGDDASTLYNKYTINTEPEFQFEGKYYHFELSDRDVKTQALIQFDNIFAQVFIDQQSNEITGIRYLDKEALITINPYSQNEDHTEDTQNTKEIYSPEQNANQLLTLYELTNEMRQRYQREPLKVNATLENVATVNLFHSIDGSSTEFTESSLIDLVNQTSLSYQSISQNVGYNFNDVPTLVNSWINSDVHRSRMLSSKYSEMGGQIDRDYYLLIFVERGEDQNGV; this comes from the coding sequence GTGAAACGTTTAATAATAAAAATATTAGCAGTGATCGTGCTAATCGGTTTTGTAATCTATCTTTTTTATGCGCCCCGTCTTGAGTTTGATGTATTAGAAAATCCCAATCAATCCTCAAATCGTCCATTGAAAAAAGCCGAACCCCATCTAAATGTTGAAGAAAATCCAAAGCTCAAAGATGGACTGGGTCTATTAATAGGTAAAAATATGACAAGTGTATCAGACAAATTAGGGCAAGCAGATCGTGTGTATCAAGCTTTAGAAAATAATAAAACGTATGTTTATCATCGCAAAGATTTATATGTGTTGGTCACAGCTCAACAAGATAAAGTAAAATCGATATATATGACTGGGACAAATACAAAAGAAGAAAGTGGACCTATTCAAGTAGGTGATGATGCATCTACATTGTATAATAAGTATACAATTAATACGGAACCAGAATTCCAATTTGAAGGAAAATATTATCATTTTGAATTATCAGATAGAGATGTTAAAACACAAGCGTTGATTCAGTTCGACAATATATTTGCACAAGTATTTATTGATCAGCAGAGTAATGAAATAACAGGAATACGTTATTTAGATAAAGAAGCGCTTATTACTATTAATCCTTATTCACAAAATGAGGATCATACAGAAGATACTCAAAATACCAAAGAAATATACAGTCCAGAACAAAATGCAAACCAATTGTTGACATTATATGAATTAACGAATGAAATGCGTCAGCGTTATCAACGTGAACCTTTAAAAGTAAACGCAACATTAGAAAATGTAGCAACAGTTAATTTATTCCACTCGATAGATGGTTCATCTACTGAATTTACAGAAAGTAGTTTGATTGATCTTGTCAATCAAACGTCGCTATCGTATCAATCTATATCACAAAATGTAGGTTATAATTTTAATGATGTTCCAACGCTAGTGAATAGTTGGATAAACTCTGATGTACACCGTTCACGTATGTTAAGTAGTAAATATTCAGAAATGGGCGGTCAGATTGATCGAGATTATTATTTACTCATCTTTGTAGAAAGAGGAGAGGATCAAAATGGTGTTTGA
- a CDS encoding DUF2129 domain-containing protein produces MEIVQRENLIIYLKNMKHERHIRKYGHIVYSNKKYKYVSMYVNVDRIDDVVNRLTQLKYVTQIHGSPYKTLKKVYDKEKHEWLN; encoded by the coding sequence TTGGAAATCGTACAACGTGAAAATTTAATTATTTATTTAAAAAATATGAAACATGAGCGTCATATTCGTAAGTATGGTCATATTGTATATAGTAATAAAAAGTACAAATATGTCTCGATGTATGTCAATGTTGACCGTATCGATGATGTCGTTAATAGGTTGACTCAATTAAAATATGTAACACAAATTCATGGTTCACCTTATAAAACATTAAAAAAAGTGTATGACAAAGAAAAGCATGAATGGTTAAACTAG
- a CDS encoding glycerophosphodiester phosphodiesterase: MTKTRYILISSIIGVSSVISSMIYMIKKQQKQQKRMIKPFFKHSAPYVLSHRGGMQTRPESTQLAFDYSASMNLTGFETDIRLTKDEAVIVFHDATIDRTTNGSGFVSHYTLAELQALDAGYHFTDINGHHPYRGHPHAKIMTMDTLLQKYPDQLVNIDIKDHPNTYEGKVAAKRLYDIIKRNHAESRVLVTSFYKKQIDRFNSYNNGEIATGASQAEVTDGILKHLSGLGLFYTGQAHTFQMPTKYKGIPLTQPKLIQWLNSQNIAPCFYGVNKIDQMTDLVSMGVHTLVTDSPEIGKQFLSLHH, translated from the coding sequence ATGACAAAAACACGATATATTCTGATAAGTTCTATCATTGGTGTTTCTAGTGTTATAAGCAGTATGATTTATATGATTAAAAAGCAACAGAAGCAACAGAAACGTATGATCAAACCCTTTTTCAAACACTCAGCCCCCTATGTGTTGAGTCATCGTGGCGGTATGCAGACACGTCCAGAATCAACACAACTCGCCTTTGACTATTCTGCGTCTATGAATTTAACAGGATTTGAAACTGATATTCGCCTAACAAAAGATGAAGCGGTTATTGTTTTTCATGATGCTACTATCGATCGGACAACAAATGGTTCTGGCTTCGTTTCTCATTATACACTAGCCGAGCTTCAAGCTTTAGATGCTGGCTATCATTTTACTGACATTAATGGGCATCATCCATATCGAGGACATCCTCATGCTAAAATTATGACAATGGATACATTGCTCCAAAAGTATCCTGATCAATTAGTGAATATTGATATTAAAGACCACCCCAACACATATGAAGGCAAAGTCGCTGCTAAACGCCTTTACGATATTATTAAAAGGAATCATGCGGAGTCACGTGTACTTGTCACAAGTTTTTATAAAAAGCAAATTGATCGTTTCAATAGTTATAATAACGGAGAGATCGCAACAGGCGCTAGCCAAGCAGAAGTTACAGATGGCATTTTAAAACATTTAAGTGGTTTAGGTCTTTTTTATACAGGTCAGGCCCATACATTTCAAATGCCTACAAAATATAAGGGGATACCTTTAACACAACCTAAACTGATTCAATGGCTGAATAGCCAAAATATTGCTCCATGCTTTTATGGCGTTAACAAGATCGATCAAATGACCGATCTTGTATCTATGGGCGTCCATACACTCGTAACCGATAGTCCAGAAATTGGCAAACAGTTTTTAAGTTTACATCATTGA